The window GTTGAAAACGGAGCACAAATCATTGACATCAACTTTGATGAAGGGATGCTGGATTCCGAAAAAGCAATGGTTCACTTCTTGAACCTCATTGCTGCCGAGCCGGATATTGCCCGAATCCCTGTGATGCTTGACTCCTCTAAATGGGACGTACTGGAAGCCGGTTTAAAATGCCTACAAGGAAAATCAATCGTTAATTCTATATCCCTCAAAGAGGGAGAAGAAAAGTTTTTAGAACAAGCCCTTAAAATCAAAAAATATGGAGCAGCAGCCGTTGTTATGGCCTTTGACGAAAAAGGGCAGGCAGATTCTTTCCAAAGACGCATCGAGGTTTGCCAACGATCATACAACTTGTTGGTTCAAAACGGCTTTTCTCCACAAGACATTATCTTTGACCCAAATATTCTCACAGTAGCTACCGGTATCGAAGAGCATAACAACTATTCTGTTGATTTTATTGAGGCAACTCGCTGGATAAAAAGTAATTTACCCTTAGCCAAAGTCAGTGGCGGTATTAGCAACGTATCATTCTCTTTTAGGGGAAATAACGCTGTACGCGAAGCTATGCACTCAGCATTTCTATACCACGCAATTCAAGCAGGCTTAGATATGGGAATTGTTAATGCCGGACAACTTGCTGTTTATGATGATATTCCCAAAGAACTTCTTGAAAAAGTAGAAGATGTGTTGCTTAACCGCAATCCGGAAGCTACCGAAAATCTGGTTTCTTACGCCGAAAGTGTTAAAAACCAACAAAAAAACACTACCGAAACAGCTAAAACAGACGATTGGCGCAATAATTCCATTGAAGAAAGAATCAAATATGCCTTAGTAAAAGGACTTTCTGAATACATCGAAGCAGATGCTGAAGAAGCTCGCGTAAAATATCAAAGCCCTTTATTAGTGATAGAAGGGCCGCTTATGGCCGGTATGAATGTAGTAGGGGACTTATTCGGTAGCGGAAAAATGTTTTTGCCGCAAGTAGTTCGTTCTGCGAGGGTTATGAAAAAAGCCGTAGCCTATTTACAGCCATTTATTTTAGCTGAAAAAAATGACAACACTCGTAGTAATGGGAAAATTATCTTAGCTACGGTCAAAGGGGATGTTCACGATATTGGGAAAAACATCGTAGGCGTAGTCTTGGCTTGCAACAATTACGAAGTGATTGATCTTGGCGTAATGATTCCTTGGGAAGTGATTTTGAAACGTGCCCAAGAAGAAAAAGCTGATATTATCGGCTTATCCGGCTTGATAACGCCTTCGTTAGATGAAATGGTAACCGTTGGTAAAGAGATGGAGCGTATGGGTTTTACACTACCATTGTTAATTGGCGGGGCTACCACATCCCGAATACACACTGCTGTAAAAATAGCTCCTGCATATTCCGGGCCAGTTATACACGTGTTGGATGCCTCTAAGAGCGTTCCGGCTGTTGCCTCATTGCTAAACCGTGAAACCTCAGCAGTATTTACCCAAAAAATTAGCCAAGAATATCAAAGTATTCGGGAAAATCACCTGAACAAAAACTCCCGTAAACCTTTTTTGACCCTTCAACAAGCTCGTGATAATTCACTGAAAATCAATTGGAAAGAATCTGAAATTTATCTACCCAAACAAACAGGTGTTTTTTCGCTTAAAAACTATCCGATAGAAAAATTGGTTCCGGTGATTGACTGGACACCGTTCTTTCAAACTTGGGAATTAGCCGGAAAATATCCACAGATATTTGATGACGAGATAGTTGGCCAAGAAGCTAAAAGGATTTTTGAGGATGCACAGGAGATGCTTCGGAAAATTGTGGCTGAGAAATGGCTTCTGGCGGAGGGTATTTATGGGGTCTTTCCGGCCAATTCTTCCGGTGATGATATTTTGGTTTTTACGGATGAGAGCCGAAGAGAAGTACGCTGCACACTTCACCACCTACGGCAGCAATCCGGTAAAGGAACGGGAGTTTCCAGCTTGTGTTTATCAGATTTTATTGCACCGGTAGATTCAGGGCTACCAGATTATATCGGAGGATTTGCCGTAACCGCCGGCGGAAATATTAAACATAAATTAGATCAATTTGAAGCTAACCATGATGATTATCAGCTAATTATGCTTAAAGCCTTAGCAGATAGATTGGCAGAGGCTTTTGCAGAGCATCTACATCATCGAGTTAGAACGGAATTTTGGGGTTACTGCCCGTCTGAAAATCTTACAAATGAAGAGCTGATTCGGGAGGAATATCAGGGCATTCGGCCAGCACCCGGCTATCCTGCCTGCCCTGACCACACCGAAAAACGAACCCTATTTAACCTGCTATCTGTTGAAGAAGAAATCATTATTCGTCTTACGGAAGCTATGGCAATGACTCCCGCAGCTTCAGTAAGTGGCTGGTATTTTTCCCACCCACAAACTAAGTATTTTGGAGTTGGTAAAATAGCCCAAGACCAAATTGCAGACTACGCCGCACGAAAAAAACTATCTATCCCAGAAACAGAACATTGGCTGGCTTCCCTCTTAAACTATGAACCCGAAACAACCAAAGCACTTTAAATGACTGATGTTAAGCTGATTCCACTAACCCGAAATAACTGGGAGCCGTTTTCAAGACTACAGGTTTATGAAAACCAACGTAACTTTATTCCGGATAATCTATTCATTATTGCGGAATCCAAATTTGAAAAAATAGACTTACTGGGTATTGAAGCTGTTTCAGAACCCGTAGGAATGCTTAGCTTAGGTTTTTGGAGTGGGGTTACGTGGATTTCCCGAATTATGATTGATAAACAGTATCAACGGCTTGGGCTGGGAAAAGCCAGTATCTCAGAAGTTATTCACTACTGCAGACGCAAACAATTAGACTTTTCAGAAATCAGAGCCAGTATTTCTGTGGATAATACCAAAGCAGTCCGTGTATTTGAAAGTAGCGGCTTCAAACGCCTAAATGAATTTTATGACGTTGAATACATTATGGCATGGCATCTTGATGAAAATGGAACTAATTGACATTGAAGCATATAGATAAGATATTTTTGACTATTATTCTTGTGTATATCTCTGTGGGCAAATACAGCATAACTTCATCATCACTATATTAGCTATTCTGCTAATTTTGAACATTGAATATAAATTAACGAATTATGAAAAATCTGATTGTTTGTTGTTTTTTGCTACTTGGGTTAGCATCTTACGCTCAGGAGAGTACAGGGATTTCCGGCGCAAGTACTTCTACTGTTAGTTACGCTATCGGTGATTTAGAAAAAATGGATAAAATGGAACTTACCAAAATTTATATTTCTAAATTAAGCCGCCTGAATAATATTATTATTTATGTTCCGTTCTTAAAGTTAGAGCCTAAAAACCCTTCGGATATAAAAATCCCAACTACTAAATCAAATGAATCGGATATGAAAAAGTTAGCTTCTTCTTTAAAAGATCATAATGCTACCTTAGAAGACGCTCTGGGAGGCTTAACTCCTTATGCCGATAAAAAGCAAATCATTGATTCTATCTTATTTTTACAAAACGTCATCAACAAAATTGAGTTGATTGGCTTAGGTGTAAATAGCTTAGGCTTTTGATTCTGACTATCTTTTAGGATAGTTTTTTTAATTTTTCCAGAACTAAGAAGCGGTTATTAATCAATTGATTAATAACCGCTTTACTTGTTTTTGAGGTTTAGAATACTGTTTTTACGCCTATTTTTAACGTAAGGTAAAATGCTCTTTAAACCGATATTACCTCTTTCACTTCGGGGATAAATCTGGTTAAGAGGCTTTGGATTCCGGCTTTTAGGGTCATGGTAGAAGAGGGGCATCCGGAACAAGAACCATACATTCGTAGTTTTACGATTCCATCTTCAAAACTTTCAAAGACAATATCACCGCCGTCCATTGCTACTGCCGGACGAACGTGCTCGTCTAATAACTGCCGGATGCGTTTAACAGCATTAGTATCTTCTTCACTCAAAACTTGGTCTCCTGACCGGTTTACAAATGCTTTGCCTGTATCTAAGTAGTTTTGAATTTCTTGGCGAACAGCCGGAATTACTTCCTCCCAACGGGCATCACTTTGTTTGGTTATTGTAACAAAATGGCTTCCGATGAAAATACTTTTTACAAAAGGGAGAGAAAATAATTGGTTAGCAATGGGGGAACTTTCAGTAGTTGATACATCTATAAATTCAACGCCGGATCCGGTCAAAATAATCCGGTCTAAAACGAATTTTAGCGATGCCGGATTGGGGGTCATTTCTGTGTAAATCATTTCTATGCTCTGGCTAAAAACGCTTTGTAAATTAGAATAGTTCCTTAAAAAGTAGCTATGATATTTTTTTTATCCGGTTCTGTTTTGCTAAATATACTAAGTAAGCAATGCCGGCAAAGGTAGCAACCAAAAGAAGCCTTGCTAAATTGGTATAGAGTTTAGTATCTTGAAGTTGCTGAATAAGTATTGGGTCTGTAGCTTTGGCAATTTGCTGATTTATATCTTGGTGGGTGATTTTACTCCAAATATCCGGCAGGTTCATAACAAAAACGTAGCCTAACAGCAGCGGAGTAATGTATTGAATTATATAGCGAAATATCTTCGGAATTCGGATGTCTGCGCCGTCATTAATTTCCCGCCAACCTTTATCCATTCCAAATATCCACGCAAAAAGAATCACCTCAACAAGGGCAAACACAACCAAAGAGACAGTTCCAGCCCAGTAATCGTATTCATCAAAAACACCATAATTGTAAAAAAGTACCGTAGGAAGACCTAATAAGAAGATACAAATTCCAAATACCCAAGCTGCAGGCTCTCTTTTCCAGTTAAATTCATCTTGTAAAAACCCCATCACAGGAGTTCCCATTGCTAATGAAGAAGTTATACCGGCAAAAAAGAGCAACCCGAACCACATTATTCCGGCAACAGCAGCCAGAAAGCCGCCCCATTGTTGAAATAGGTACGGTAAAGTTTTAAAGCCCAATGCTAAACCACCATTCTTGGTAAGCTCTACAACTTTATCTATTCCTAAATAACCAATTGAAATAGGAATAATGATGCAACTTCCCAGCACAACTTCTACAAATTCATTCATCCAGCCTGCGCTCATGGCATTTAAGGCGATGTCATCTTGGGATCTAACGTATGAAGCATAGCATTGGATTGACCCCATTCCTACTGACAACGTAAAAAAGATTTGTCCGGCGGCTGCCAACCACACTTTTGGGTCTAAGATAGAATCAAAGCGGGGAGTCCAGAGAAAGTTTAAGCCTACCGTTCCGTCAAAAATAGCACCTTCTTTTCCGGCTGTTAAAGTAACTCCACGAATAGCTAAAAAGAGGCCAAATAAAATTAAGAGTGGCATTCCGATTTTAGCTACTTTTTCGACACCGCCACTAAGACCACGGGATAAAATCCAAGTGTTTAAAACCAAGCAGAAAATCCAAAAAAAGACCGGTTGAGGCCAGCTTTCCAATGTAATATAGCTTGAAAAAAAATCACCTACCTGATCAGGCGTTTTCCCTGAAAATGTTCCTACAATAGAATGCCACACATAAGAGAGAGTCCAAGACTCTAAGTAGCAGTAATATGCCGCTACAGCTAAATTTGTAAAAATACCAAAAACGCCTATGTATTTCCACCAAGGGCGTTTATCCATAGAATCCAATATAAACGGAGTGCTATGATGGCTAAATTTTCCGCCAAAACGTCCCGTTGCCCATTCCACCCAGAGTAAAGGAATGCCCATTAATAAAAAACAAACCAAATATGGAATAATAAAAGCTCCGCCACCATTCTGAATAGCCTGTACCGGAAAGCGCAAAAAGTTTCCCAAGCCCACTGCATTACCCGCCATCGCTAAAATCAGCCCCATACGGCTTCCCCAAGACTCCTTATTTGTACTCATCTAATCAGTATGTAATGTTTTTACAAACATAATAGACATTGTGAACAAATTTTTCTTTTTGTGAAACAACTCTGAAATATTTATTGATAATCAAATAGTTAAAAAAAGAAAATCTTCTGAATACAATCTTTATTGGTAGTAAATAGGCTGAAACTCTCCTCCAGCTTACGCATAAGACCAAGAGAAAGATTTGGTTTTGCTAAGAGGTTGCGGGGTAAAGTAGTTATTTTTCCCCAAAGCTACCGAAAGGAAAAGAAAGCAACGCAGATTTTTTTGCTAAACAAGGCGGCTTTTTGCTACTTTTGCGTTTTAGTTAATAAATTAACAAATTAAAATCATTATACCGTAGTTATGAAATGCTTAGTATGCATTAGCCAAGTGCCGGATACTACAACCAAAATTGTATTTGATACTTCTGGCAAAGAATTGAACAAAAATGGAGTTACCTTCATCATAAATCCCTATGATGAATACGGAATATCCCGCAGTTTAGAATTTAAGGAGAAAACCGGCCAAGGTAGCACCACCATTTTATGTGTAGGAAAGGCTGACGTTGATCCCACCATCCGTAAAGCACTAGCCGTAGGCGCTGATGATAGTGTTCGGGTTGATGCAGATTCTACTGATGCTCACTTTGTGGCACACCAAATAGCAGAATATGCCAAAGGAAAAGGATATGACCTGATTTTCTTCGGTAAAGAATCTATTGACGGCAATGGAAGCCAAGTTGCCGGAATGGTTGCTGAAAAATTAGGAATTCCGTTTGTTTCGTTATGCAAAAAATTAGAAGTAGAAGGCGGTAAAGCAACAGTGCAGCGCGAAATCGAAGGTGGAACAGAGGTTTTAGAGTCTTCTTTACCACTTGTACTGTCTGTTCAAAAAGGAATATCCGAGTGGCGTATCCCGAATGTTCGTGGAATTATGGCCGCCAGAACTAAACCCCTGCAAGTAATACCACCGATTCCCGTCCCTAATTATACACAAACACTTCATTATGAACTTCCTCCTGCTAAAAGTGCTTGCCAGTATGTTCCGGCAGATAACGTTTCTCAGTTAGTTACATTACTTTCCCAAAAAGGAGCTATTTAAAAAAATAAGAAAATATGTCAGTTTTAGTATATGCCGAAAATAGTGGCGGAAAATTCAAAAAAACTGTTTTTGAAGCAGTTACTTATGCTTCAGATTTAGCTAAATCATTAAACACATCTTGCGTGGCCATCTCAATAGGAGATGTACCCGACAGTGAGTTAGAGCATTTAGGCAAATATGGCGTGAGTAAAGTGCTTCATGTTTCTAATGACCGCTTAAAGTCTTTTGTTAATATGGCTTATGCTTCTGTGATAGCCGCTGCTGCTAAGTCTATTAATGCAACCGCCGTTGTCTTATCCCAAACCTATAATGGCCGCGCAGTAGCTCCACGAATAGCCGTAAAGCTAAATGGAGCACAACTTTCCGGCGTAACGACCTTAGTTACCTCCAAAGACAATGGCTTTGTAGCTAACCGAGGAGCTTTTTCCGGAAAAGCAATAGAAGAAATATTTACAGATAAACTGCCTATGGTCATCACCGTTCGGGCAAATTCTCACCAAATTGTAGATAATCTCGTAAGTTGTTCCATAGAACCCTTTACAGGAGAGCCTGATAATAATGATTTTGCTGCTATAGCTAAGGAGATTATTAAGGCATCGGATAAAATTTCTCTTACCGAAGCGGATATTGTTGTTTCGGCTGGTCGTGGCCTCAAAGATCCGTCTAATTGGGGAATGATAGAAGAGTTAGCTGGCTTGTTGGGTGCTGCTACGGCTTGCTCTAAGCCGGTTGCAGACGTAGGTTGGAGGCCGCACTATGAGCACGTAGGGCAAACCGGAATCCAAGTTGCCCCAAATCTGTACTTCGCAATAGGAATTTCAGGCGCAATCCAGCACTTAGCGGGAATAAGTGCCTCCAAAATCATTGTAGTCATCAACATTGACCCAGAAGCTCCGTTCTTCAAAATAGCAGATTTTGGTATCGTTGGAGATGCATTTGTCGTAATTCCTAAATTAATAGAAGCAATCAAAGCAATCAAAAAATAGCCAAACTAATTGTGGAGAAAATATCCTTGGGCGTTGTGGGTTTATCTTCCAGCCAAGCACAGGTTGGCTCATTCACTTTGGTGCTTTCCGAGCTAAACGGCCCCCGAAGAATTCCAATAATTATCGGGGGCTTTGAAGCCCAAGCTATTGCCTTAGAGATGGAGGGGATAAAACCCAATAGACCAATGACACATGATTTAATCTTTAATATTGCTAACTTACTTGGTATAAAATTATTAGAAGTTATTATTTCAGATTTGAATGAGGGGATATTTTTTGCAACGTTAGTTTTTCGCGCCAATGATAGCCAAATAATAGAAATAGACTCTCGCCCCAGTGATGCTATAGCACTTTCGGTGCGCTTTAAAGCTCCTATTTATACCTATGAGCACGTTTTGAGTAAGGGAGGCGTTAATATAGAGGATTCAAATCCCGATAATATTTCTAAATCAGAGAAAAATAATCCTACACCTAAATCCGCAAAACAAAGTACAGAACAATCTAATAAGCAGGAACTTATTAAAAAATTAACACAACAAATGGAAGAAGCAATTACCAATGAAGACTACGAATTAGCTGCAAAGCTAAGGGACCAACTGTCAAAATTGGGGAATTCTTAAAAAAATTAAACTATAAATTAATTTATTTTTCAATGGACGAACGTATAAAGCCTATTATAGAAAAAGCTAAGACTCTCATGCAGAAAGCAATCAGTCATTTAGAGAGTGAGTTAGTAAAAATCCGTGCTGGAAAATCTTCGCCGGTTATGTTAGACGGAATTCGCGTAGAATATTATGGAAACATGACTCCGCTGAGCCAAGTAGCCAATGTCTCTGCACCAGACCCCAAAACTTTACTCATAACGCCTTATGAAAAAAGAATGATTCAGGCTATTGAACGGGCAATCGCAGAAGCAAAACTCGGATTTAACCCCCAAAATGACGGAACAATAATCCGAATCTTAATTCCACAGCTAACAGAAGACCGAAGAAAACAACTCGTAAAGCAAGCTAAAGAAGTAGGAGAGGAGGCCAGAGTATCCATCCGCTCTATCCGTAGAGATCATAACGACTTAATCAAAAAAACATCCAAAGACGGAGTAGCCGAAGATGTTGTCAAAACCGGTGAACAAGAAATTCAAAAATTAACAGATTCTAATATCCTAAAAGTGGACAAAGTTCTATCTGAAAAAGAGGTAGAAATCATGAAAGTTTAATAATGAAGACAATATTAATCACGGGTGGTGCCGGCTTTATCGGCTCTCACTTGGTACGGCGTTTTGTAAATAACTACCCAAACTACCGGATTTTAAATGTAGATAAACTTACTTATGCCGGTAATTTAGCTAACTTACAAGATATAGAGAACGCCCCAAACTACGTATTTTCCAAGGCAGACATCTGCGATGCCCAAGCCATAGAAGCCCTCTTTGAGCAATATGATGTTTCATCGGTTATTCATTTAGCAGCAGAAAGCCACGTAGATAGATCTATCCACGACCCAATGGCCTTCGTCAATACAAACGTAATCGGTACTGTAACTTTACTAAATGTTGCCAAAAAATATTGGGCAGGAAAAAATGACGTTCGCTTTTATCATGTATCTACGGATGAGGTTTATGGCTCCTTAGGAGATAGCGGATTCTTTTACGAAACAACGCCTTACGACCCCAATAGCCCTTATTCAGCTTCCAAAGCAAGTTCAGACCACTTTGTGCGCGCTTATGCCCACACCTACAAGTTGCCAATCGTAATCAGCAATTGCTCAAATAATTACGGCCCATATCAATTTCCGGAAAAACTAATCCCATTGATGATTGCGAATATCATCAACCGTAAACCACTACCGGTTTACGGGAAAGGAGAAAATGTCCGTGATTGGCTCTGGGTAGAAGACCATTGCTCAGCCATTGATGCCATATTTCATCAGGGAAAAAATGGCGAAACCTTTAATATCGGGGGTGAAAATGAGTGGAAAAATATAGACCTTGTTCAATATCTCTGCAAAATTATGGATGAACAGCTTGGTAGAAAGCCCGGTGAATCAGCCCAATTAATATCATTCATTTCCGATAGACCCGGCCACGACCTGCGTTATGCCATCAACTGCGACAAAGTAAAAAAAGAACTTGGCTGGAAACAATCACTAACATTTGAAACCGGTTTAGTTAAAACCGTAGAATGGTACATCCAAAATACAGAATGGGTGAACCAAGTACTCTCCGGAGAATACCAAAACTACTATACTAAGCAGTATCAAAATAGATAATATCCCAAAACTAATTTGCACGGCAATTATGTTGCCGTGCAAAGAACTTATTTAACTTAATATAACCTTAATACCCAAACAAAAGATTATTTAACTTTACCGTTAAGTTAGCTATGAATATACAGGAACTGTTGCGTAAATCGTTGGCACTTGAGCATCTCTCACAAGAAGAAGGGGTTTATCTGTACCACCACGCACCAACAGAAAACTTGATGTGGGTAGCAGATACGCTACGAAAACTCCATAAAAAGAATACAA of the Bacteroidia bacterium genome contains:
- the metH gene encoding methionine synthase: MSCYQELTDILGKRILILDGAMGTMIQRYGLTDSDYRGNRFLKEGIPQPGDSLHPNDLKGNNDLLSLTQPNIIAEIHNQYLAAGADIIETNTFSSTSIAMADYSMSYLAYELNYASARIAKAATEAFTRQNPKKPRFVAGAIGPTNKTASLSPDVNRPAFRAITFDELVSAYYTQIQGLMEGGADILLVETIFDTLNAKAAIYAIQQYIDNTKIQVPVMISGTITDASGRTLSGQTTEAFLYSILHAPNLLSVGLNCALGAKQMRPFLQELSAKCPVHVSVYPNAGLPNAFGEYDETPNSMQSQLTDFLQSGFVNIAGGCCGTTPDHIKAIAEVAKQFSPRNIPKIEPYLRLSGLEPLVVRPESNFINIGERTNVTGSPKFARLILSGDFEQAVSVARQQVENGAQIIDINFDEGMLDSEKAMVHFLNLIAAEPDIARIPVMLDSSKWDVLEAGLKCLQGKSIVNSISLKEGEEKFLEQALKIKKYGAAAVVMAFDEKGQADSFQRRIEVCQRSYNLLVQNGFSPQDIIFDPNILTVATGIEEHNNYSVDFIEATRWIKSNLPLAKVSGGISNVSFSFRGNNAVREAMHSAFLYHAIQAGLDMGIVNAGQLAVYDDIPKELLEKVEDVLLNRNPEATENLVSYAESVKNQQKNTTETAKTDDWRNNSIEERIKYALVKGLSEYIEADAEEARVKYQSPLLVIEGPLMAGMNVVGDLFGSGKMFLPQVVRSARVMKKAVAYLQPFILAEKNDNTRSNGKIILATVKGDVHDIGKNIVGVVLACNNYEVIDLGVMIPWEVILKRAQEEKADIIGLSGLITPSLDEMVTVGKEMERMGFTLPLLIGGATTSRIHTAVKIAPAYSGPVIHVLDASKSVPAVASLLNRETSAVFTQKISQEYQSIRENHLNKNSRKPFLTLQQARDNSLKINWKESEIYLPKQTGVFSLKNYPIEKLVPVIDWTPFFQTWELAGKYPQIFDDEIVGQEAKRIFEDAQEMLRKIVAEKWLLAEGIYGVFPANSSGDDILVFTDESRREVRCTLHHLRQQSGKGTGVSSLCLSDFIAPVDSGLPDYIGGFAVTAGGNIKHKLDQFEANHDDYQLIMLKALADRLAEAFAEHLHHRVRTEFWGYCPSENLTNEELIREEYQGIRPAPGYPACPDHTEKRTLFNLLSVEEEIIIRLTEAMAMTPAASVSGWYFSHPQTKYFGVGKIAQDQIADYAARKKLSIPETEHWLASLLNYEPETTKAL
- the frr gene encoding ribosome recycling factor; translation: MDERIKPIIEKAKTLMQKAISHLESELVKIRAGKSSPVMLDGIRVEYYGNMTPLSQVANVSAPDPKTLLITPYEKRMIQAIERAIAEAKLGFNPQNDGTIIRILIPQLTEDRRKQLVKQAKEVGEEARVSIRSIRRDHNDLIKKTSKDGVAEDVVKTGEQEIQKLTDSNILKVDKVLSEKEVEIMKV
- a CDS encoding bifunctional nuclease family protein, producing the protein MEKISLGVVGLSSSQAQVGSFTLVLSELNGPRRIPIIIGGFEAQAIALEMEGIKPNRPMTHDLIFNIANLLGIKLLEVIISDLNEGIFFATLVFRANDSQIIEIDSRPSDAIALSVRFKAPIYTYEHVLSKGGVNIEDSNPDNISKSEKNNPTPKSAKQSTEQSNKQELIKKLTQQMEEAITNEDYELAAKLRDQLSKLGNS
- a CDS encoding GNAT family N-acetyltransferase, with translation MTDVKLIPLTRNNWEPFSRLQVYENQRNFIPDNLFIIAESKFEKIDLLGIEAVSEPVGMLSLGFWSGVTWISRIMIDKQYQRLGLGKASISEVIHYCRRKQLDFSEIRASISVDNTKAVRVFESSGFKRLNEFYDVEYIMAWHLDENGTN
- the rfbB gene encoding dTDP-glucose 4,6-dehydratase, which gives rise to MKTILITGGAGFIGSHLVRRFVNNYPNYRILNVDKLTYAGNLANLQDIENAPNYVFSKADICDAQAIEALFEQYDVSSVIHLAAESHVDRSIHDPMAFVNTNVIGTVTLLNVAKKYWAGKNDVRFYHVSTDEVYGSLGDSGFFYETTPYDPNSPYSASKASSDHFVRAYAHTYKLPIVISNCSNNYGPYQFPEKLIPLMIANIINRKPLPVYGKGENVRDWLWVEDHCSAIDAIFHQGKNGETFNIGGENEWKNIDLVQYLCKIMDEQLGRKPGESAQLISFISDRPGHDLRYAINCDKVKKELGWKQSLTFETGLVKTVEWYIQNTEWVNQVLSGEYQNYYTKQYQNR
- a CDS encoding NifU family protein, which produces MIYTEMTPNPASLKFVLDRIILTGSGVEFIDVSTTESSPIANQLFSLPFVKSIFIGSHFVTITKQSDARWEEVIPAVRQEIQNYLDTGKAFVNRSGDQVLSEEDTNAVKRIRQLLDEHVRPAVAMDGGDIVFESFEDGIVKLRMYGSCSGCPSSTMTLKAGIQSLLTRFIPEVKEVISV
- a CDS encoding electron transfer flavoprotein subunit alpha/FixB family protein; its protein translation is MSVLVYAENSGGKFKKTVFEAVTYASDLAKSLNTSCVAISIGDVPDSELEHLGKYGVSKVLHVSNDRLKSFVNMAYASVIAAAAKSINATAVVLSQTYNGRAVAPRIAVKLNGAQLSGVTTLVTSKDNGFVANRGAFSGKAIEEIFTDKLPMVITVRANSHQIVDNLVSCSIEPFTGEPDNNDFAAIAKEIIKASDKISLTEADIVVSAGRGLKDPSNWGMIEELAGLLGAATACSKPVADVGWRPHYEHVGQTGIQVAPNLYFAIGISGAIQHLAGISASKIIVVINIDPEAPFFKIADFGIVGDAFVVIPKLIEAIKAIKK
- a CDS encoding sodium-dependent transporter produces the protein MSTNKESWGSRMGLILAMAGNAVGLGNFLRFPVQAIQNGGGAFIIPYLVCFLLMGIPLLWVEWATGRFGGKFSHHSTPFILDSMDKRPWWKYIGVFGIFTNLAVAAYYCYLESWTLSYVWHSIVGTFSGKTPDQVGDFFSSYITLESWPQPVFFWIFCLVLNTWILSRGLSGGVEKVAKIGMPLLILFGLFLAIRGVTLTAGKEGAIFDGTVGLNFLWTPRFDSILDPKVWLAAAGQIFFTLSVGMGSIQCYASYVRSQDDIALNAMSAGWMNEFVEVVLGSCIIIPISIGYLGIDKVVELTKNGGLALGFKTLPYLFQQWGGFLAAVAGIMWFGLLFFAGITSSLAMGTPVMGFLQDEFNWKREPAAWVFGICIFLLGLPTVLFYNYGVFDEYDYWAGTVSLVVFALVEVILFAWIFGMDKGWREINDGADIRIPKIFRYIIQYITPLLLGYVFVMNLPDIWSKITHQDINQQIAKATDPILIQQLQDTKLYTNLARLLLVATFAGIAYLVYLAKQNRIKKIS
- a CDS encoding electron transfer flavoprotein subunit beta/FixA family protein, whose translation is MKCLVCISQVPDTTTKIVFDTSGKELNKNGVTFIINPYDEYGISRSLEFKEKTGQGSTTILCVGKADVDPTIRKALAVGADDSVRVDADSTDAHFVAHQIAEYAKGKGYDLIFFGKESIDGNGSQVAGMVAEKLGIPFVSLCKKLEVEGGKATVQREIEGGTEVLESSLPLVLSVQKGISEWRIPNVRGIMAARTKPLQVIPPIPVPNYTQTLHYELPPAKSACQYVPADNVSQLVTLLSQKGAI